A DNA window from Hordeum vulgare subsp. vulgare chromosome 1H, MorexV3_pseudomolecules_assembly, whole genome shotgun sequence contains the following coding sequences:
- the LOC123401415 gene encoding mitogen-activated protein kinase kinase kinase 17-like — protein sequence MAMSTVGKQWTRVRTLGRGASGAEVFLAADDASGELFAVKSAAGAACAAALRKERCVMATLSSPRIVSCIGGRGAGDGSYQLFLEFAPGGSLAEQVASNGRLDERSVRGYALDVAAGLAYLHAAGMVHGDVKSRNVVIGADGRAKLADFGCSRKSGADVPIIGGTPAFMAPEVARGEEQGPAADVWALGCMVVEMATGHAPWSGMDGNALAALHRIGYTEAMPEVPEWLSADGKDFLASCLVRQASGRCTAAQLLEHPFLASAIVEAKPQAVASKWVSPKSTLDAAFWESESDSEEAEHDSTAEVRIRALACPASALPDWDSDEGWIDVLSAPTVAPEAAADETTDMDDEAITNEEPSGAEPGVLGIIVDQERSGVVSAVEGYSDSVRHSRRHRCLGDLASHQILSCKSCFCNRISNAKDFVLAQALCSLFVRSCFHLYPHCDTFDRARMKLTCYFAGANQYHVAWP from the coding sequence ATGGCCATGTCCACCGTGGGCAAGCAATGGACGCGCGTGCGCACGCTCGGCCGCGGCGCGTCGGGGGCCGAGGTCTTCCTCGCCGCGGACGACGCCTCCGGGGAGCTCTTCGCGGTCAAGTCCGCCGCGGGGGCGGCCTGCGCGGCGGCGCTCAGGAAGGAGCGGTGCGTGATGGCTACCCTCAGCTCCCCGCGCATCGTATCTTGCATCGGCGGCCGTGGCGCCGGCGACGGCTCTTACCAGCTCTTCCTCGAGTTTGCCCCCGGCGGCTCGCTGGCTGAGCAGGTGGCGAGCAACGGGAGGCTCGACGAGCGCTCCGTCCGTGGCTACGCGCTCGACGTGGCGGCCGGGCTTGCGTACCTGCACGCAGCCGGGATGGTCCACGGGGACGTCAAGTCGAGGAACGTCGTCATCGGCGCCGACGGCCGCGCCAAGCTCGCGGATTTCGGGTGCTCGAGGAAGTCGGGCGCTGACGTGCCAATCATCGGCGGCACCCCGGCGTTCATGGCGCCGGAGGTGGCGCGGGGCGAGGAGCAGGGCCCCGCGGCAGATGTCTGGGCGCTCGGCTGTATGGTTGTTGAGATGGCCACTGGACACGCGCCGTGGAGCGGCATGGACGGCAACGCGCTCGCGGCGCTGCACCGGATCGGGTATACGGAGGCCATGCCCGAGGTTCCCGAATGGTTGTCCGCCGACGGGAAGGACTTCTTGGCCAGCTGCCTTGTCAGGCAGGCCAGCGGCCGGTGCACCGCGGCGCAGCTGCTGGAGCACCCGTTCTTGGCCTCCGCCATCGTCGAGGCGAAGCCGCAAGCCGTGGCGAGCAAGTGGGTGTCGCCAAAGAGCACCCTGGACGCAGCATTTTGGGAGTCAGAGTCCGACAGTGAGGAGGCGGAGCACGACAGCACGGCCGAGGTGAGGATCAGGGCATTGGCCTGCCCTGCGTCGGCGCTCCCGGACTGGGACTCCGACGAGGGATGGATCGATGTGCTCTCCGCGCCAACCGTGGCACCCGAGGCAGCGGCCGACGAGACGACAGACATGGACGACGAGGCGATCACAAATGAAGAACCCAGCGGCGCAGAGCCCGGCGTTCTCGGCATTATCGTGGACCAGGAGCGCAGCGGTGTCGTCAGTGCGGTAGAAGGGTACTCTGATTCAGTCAGGCACAGTCGTAGGCATCGGTGTTTGGGTGATTTAGCTTCTCACCAAATATTATCGTGTAAATCGTGTTTTTGCAACAGAATCAGCAATGCAAAAGATTTCGTTCTTGCACAAGCACTCTGTAGTTTGTTTGTCCGCTCATGCTTCCACCTCTACCCTCATTGCGACACGTTCGATCGGGCGCGGATGAAATTGACATGCTACTTCGCCGGTGCAAACCAGTACCACGTGGCGTGGCCATGA